The following is a genomic window from Antechinus flavipes isolate AdamAnt ecotype Samford, QLD, Australia chromosome 3, AdamAnt_v2, whole genome shotgun sequence.
ttctttatattcccactGCTTATCATAATACCTACAACATTTCTTTGAACCTGTGAAAGTATGGTCAGAAAGATCTATCTGGTTACAATTCCTGACTCTAGTGCATATAGGCTCTGTGATCACCCGCAGATGCCATAACAACTTAGTTCCCCAGGAAaccctttaaaaatatgttacaGTAACTTTGCTTATCTACATAAATGGAGGGAATTTCATAAACAGCAGGTCTTTACAAGGTTTACCTGTGTAATGTTTTACCTCATAAACACAAGAAATGTTTGACTTGAATTACTTGGTCTTTTCTAGCACTTCCACTTCACTCCCCAtgtctattttagttttaacagATGGTTCAGATATACAAACTAAATTTTACTTACATTGTGAGGATTCAGAGATATAGTTGATATAAGTCATGAGTACAGTGTCACATTACTCAGTTAATTCAGTACTTCTTCACAATATTAAatcatctttccctcttttagtCTATGAACCTTTTCAGATATCCTTTATTTTTGGGGGTTTAGGGAGATAGAGTTGAAAGTCTTAGCCTCTGCCTTTGGGTCCATAGACTTTAGtccccttttgttttttttagagaAGTAAAATCATTTCCTgcttgagtttttattttgacttCTGTTGAGTAACCCTTAGCAAATCAGATTATTTGCTCTGTTTGCTCTGGTGTTTCCCCCCCAAATTCCCTAGTTGTAAATATGTctcctgttttaaaaaaaacttgttttaagttgttttctttgtttaacttaatttttttcttttgaataaagtgTATGGCAAAGCTGAGGAACAGAAATGTGAAATCTTCTTTGAATTTTAAGTATTTAGGAAGTTCACATTGGAATTGTTCTCAAATCCAGTAAAGACTGGATTACCATGTTTTATCAATGTTTCAtcaaattttagcaaagttgagTTGatctattaattaaattattgaattCAGAGTTGCCTATTAATGCCATTCACACCTAACATTGTGCCAAAAGTGGAGGatgttttccctatttttaattttaactgacatttaatgactgaatgaaaaaaaaatctatctatctacctatctatctatgtatatatatatatattttaagtgctGACTGTGCAGAGCATAGTGTTAAGTTATGAATATAAAAGCAATGAAAAGTACTTGTCttcaaagagtttgcattttaatGGGGATTTAACACACATATTGGAATGGTCTTTAAAGGAGAGGTATTTTAGTTCACATGATTACAGGAGTGGTTAGTGGAACAATAGGGAATAGTATATATCTTATCCAGAGCAAAACAAAGTTTATTTCATCTTGGTTCCAGAACTGGAGGGGGAGACAAAGTTGAGGAGAGGGTAGCTTAGTAGAGAATGGCTTTTGTGATAAAGGAGGTAGGAAATAACTTGAAGATTGCCTGGAACTTTTCTGACATGATATTTTTGGAGACACCATCAGTAGAGTAGAGCTCTAGGCATAAATTTCTTCAGGGCATTATTTTTGGCCTGCACTGTTAAGAAGGTAGTTATAATCATATTGGTAGGGCAGGAGTATGGGGCCTGCTTACTTTGTTGTACATACAATATTATTAAACAACCAACATTTTATCAGTActttataagaaaattttatcGGATATTtttagttcatatatatataactgcCCTTTTGAAGTAATAATCAACAGACATTATTAACTGCCCTTGGGCTAGAAAAATAATGTGAACTAGGtgtgaaataataaaagtaatttttaaatccCTTTTCAGTATTTAAAATTATGCTCTTTTCTATGCCTAAAATATTTTACCATGTCTCTGTTAGGCTTTGCTTGAGCTTAACATTATTTATAGTATTATTTCATTAGTGTAGCAATATAACTTTGcccattttctcccttcttagaataataacAACCTGGAAGCTTGCTGTCGAGCCCTTTCACAGGAAAGCAGCAAATACTTGTATATGGAGTACCAAAGTCCAGATGACAACAGGATGAATAGAAATCGCTTTTTGCACATTAATCTGGGTGTCCATCCGCCTAGTAACTACCATACAGGAGATGGAGCTCAACTTAATGGTGGTCGAACACTGGTACATAGTTCAAGTGATGGTCATATTGATCCACAACACACCCCAGGTAAACAGCTGATATGTTTAGTTCAGGAACCACACTCGGCCCCAGCCGTTGTGGCTGCTTCTCCTAACTACAACCCATTTTTTATGAATGAACAGAATAGAAATGCAGCTACTCCTCCTCCACAACCACCTCAACAGCCATCTTCCATGCCAACAGGAATGAATACATCTGCTATGCAAGGGCCTTCACCACCACCACAGCCACCTCCCTCATACATGCATATACCTCGTTATAGTACAAATCCGATTACTGTTACAGTATCACAAAACCTCCCCTCTGGACAAACTGTTCCCAGAGCTTTACAAATTCTTCCACAAATTCCAAGCAATCTCTATGGGTCTCCTAGTTCTATATATATTAGGCAAACATCTCAAAGTTCATCAGGAAGACAGACTCCTCAGAACACACCTTGGCAGTCCTCACCACAAGGCCCCATACCACATTATAATCCACGTCCTTTACCTGTTTATCCACATCAGCAAAACTACCAGCCTTCTCAGTATTCTCCCAAACAGCCACAGATCCCTCAAACTGCTTATCGATCACCACCTACTTCTCAGTGTCCTTCACCTTTTGGTTCTCCTCAGCATCAAGTGCAACCTCCTCAGTTGGGCCACCAGAGCTCACATGTCTTTATGCCACCTAGTCCTTCAACTACTCCACCCCATCTGTATCAAGCACCTCCAAGCTATCAGAAACAGGGAGGTCATTCGATATCCTATCTCCCTTACAGTGCATCTAGCTTATCCAAAGGTTCCATGAAGAAGATAGAAATTACAGTTGAGCCCCCTCAAAGACCTGGGACAACAATTAATAGAAGTCCTTCACCAATAAGTAATCAGCCATCTCAACGGAACCAACACCCATTATACACAGCCACTACTCCACCTTCAAGTTCTCCTTCAAGAGGAATGTCGAATCAGCCCAAACCTCCATTTAGTGTTAATCCAGTATATATCACATACACCCAACCAACTGGACCTTCGTGTGCTCCTACGCCATCTCCTCGGGTAATGCCAAACCCAACGACAGTTTTCAAAATTACAGTAGGCCGAGCAACAactgaaaatcttttaaatttagtgGACCAAGAAGAGCGTTCTGGAGCACCTGAACCTATTCAACCCATTTCATTGATACCAGCattgggaggagaaaaaggaagccaTAAGTATCAGAGAAGTTGTAGTTCTGGATCTGATGATTATGCCTATACTCAAGGTAAGTTTTTCTAGTTTACTTGAAATTTAGTCTTTATGATGATTTTCCCCTGTGGTGTTTTATTTACAGaactaataatttttctttatgtcaGATATTTTTattgagaagttttttttttttttttgaaattgtattAATGTTACCTATACTGGATGGTTATCAGCTTCTGGCTAGACAAAGAATGTTTTcaacattggaaaaataattttatgaagatactaagaaaaaatattgacttgagacacattaaaaaaaacagaattcacgGAAATATGTTAGACATTTGGTGAAAGTATGATAAAGAAACATGAATTAGTATTTCAAAAAGtagtgatgaaaaaaattaataaatataagtaGAAATGAAAATAGCAATGGAAAGGTTTCAGTATTGTGGCTCTTGATCCTTTAAAATAAGTGGGATATATAAATCAACTCAGGTTGTGTAGCAGTGTTTTAAATTAAAGATACCCTACAGACTAGGGGAAAGGACCGGGTTTTCACTGATTTTTAAGAAAggtaatttttgttatttttgtatgtccttttaaaaattattagttacAGCTAAAATATGCCTCAGTATAGGAATAGGGATAATTTttgataaactttaaaatattttctctgttcTAATATTAAGAATAGCTTGAATCTTACTTTAATatgcatatgattttttttgcctcaccctttcaagaaagaaattacaaatggCAGTGACAAtagttaggaaaaaaatcagaagataaTGTAGTCAACTGTTTGAACTTTGCATTTTAGTATTGTATAGAAATTGTCAATTGACTATTTCAATGTTAATCTTTACAATGACTTTATAATGCTATAGCCTTGCTATTACATCAGCGAGCAAGGATGGAGAGGTTAGCAAAACAATTGAAACTTGAGGAAGAAGAACTAGAGCGATTGAAGGCTGAAGTTAATGGTATGGAGCATGATCTTATGCAGAGACGACTTAGAAGAGTTAGCTGTAATACAGCAATCCCAACTGTaagtaattgtgtgtgtgtatgtaagcatgtatatgtgtatgtctgtatatgtgtatacgtGTATGTGcctgtgtgtttttaaaaataggtatgGGATGATGGTCCCATTCATCCAGTTTGTGTAGGAAACATGAAGTGTTTTTGGCCACTTATAAGAACAGAAATAGACTAtaaatgttttaacatatttattattattaaaaataaaaaatggactAGTGTTTTCAGAGAAAATATATTAGCAAATTCTTTAATTAATGGCTTGTTTACTGTTGGGTTCATGACTAATCAGTATTTATTTGAACTAAGGCTTCTTACTATCATTAATTCTTGTTAATCAATAAGAGTGTT
Proteins encoded in this region:
- the TAB3 gene encoding TGF-beta-activated kinase 1 and MAP3K7-binding protein 3, whose protein sequence is MAQSSPQLDVQILHDLRQLFPEIPEGVVSQCMLQNNNNLEACCRALSQESSKYLYMEYQSPDDNRMNRNRFLHINLGVHPPSNYHTGDGAQLNGGRTLVHSSSDGHIDPQHTPGKQLICLVQEPHSAPAVVAASPNYNPFFMNEQNRNAATPPPQPPQQPSSMPTGMNTSAMQGPSPPPQPPPSYMHIPRYSTNPITVTVSQNLPSGQTVPRALQILPQIPSNLYGSPSSIYIRQTSQSSSGRQTPQNTPWQSSPQGPIPHYNPRPLPVYPHQQNYQPSQYSPKQPQIPQTAYRSPPTSQCPSPFGSPQHQVQPPQLGHQSSHVFMPPSPSTTPPHLYQAPPSYQKQGGHSISYLPYSASSLSKGSMKKIEITVEPPQRPGTTINRSPSPISNQPSQRNQHPLYTATTPPSSSPSRGMSNQPKPPFSVNPVYITYTQPTGPSCAPTPSPRVMPNPTTVFKITVGRATTENLLNLVDQEERSGAPEPIQPISLIPALGGEKGSHKYQRSCSSGSDDYAYTQALLLHQRARMERLAKQLKLEEEELERLKAEVNGMEHDLMQRRLRRVSCNTAIPTPEEMTRLRSMNRQLQINVDCTLKEVDLLQSRGNFDPKAMNNFYDHIEPGPVVPPKPSKKEISDPCTTERKARRISVTSKVQLDPLDSQVTTADEHPNSSKQTPRTQPQDEDFEGAPWNCESCTFLNHPALNRCEQCEMPRYT